In Neovison vison isolate M4711 chromosome 11, ASM_NN_V1, whole genome shotgun sequence, one genomic interval encodes:
- the ZCCHC4 gene encoding rRNA N6-adenosine-methyltransferase ZCCHC4 isoform X4: MAAPREWLGTVEAEGIAGRQGSSGVEVVFPSDPATPAPLCPHGPTLLFVKVNQGKEETRRFYACSACRDRKDCNFFQWEDEKLSGARLAAREAHNQKCQPPLSRTQCVERYLKFIELPLSQRKFCQGCQQLLLPDDWEKHQEHRVVGDISITQLKRPSQLLYPLENKKTNAQYLFADRSCQFLVDLLSTLGFTRVLCVGTPRLHELIRLKASGEKKSNIKSLLLDIDFRYSQFYVEDSFCHYNMFNHHFFDGKAALEVCRTFLQEDKGEGVIMVTDPPFGGLVEPLAVTFKKLIAMWKEGQSQDSSQKELPIFWIFPYFFEFRIRQFFPSFCMLDYQVDYDNHALYKHGKTGRKQSPVRIFTNIPPNKIILPSEEGYRFCPLCQRYVSLENQHCEHCNSCTSKGSIPGHQDHDLGQRQILNRLSHPDAPKFTLCEVLYDY, translated from the exons ATGGCGGCACCCAGGGAGTGGCTGGGAACAGTAGAGGCAGAGGGGATCGCGGGTCGTCAGGGAAGCTCGGGAGTGGAGGTGGTATTTCCTTCCGATCCCGCCACCCCCGCCCCGCTGTGCCCTCACG GACCCACTCTTCTGTTTGTAAAGGTGAACCAAGGGAAAGAAGAAACACGGAGATTCTATGCCTGCTCAGCCTGTAGAGATAGAAAAGactgtaatttttttcagtggGAAGATGAAAAG ttGTCAGGAGCTAGACTTGCTGCCCGAGAAGCTCATAACCAAAAATGCCAGCCTCCTCTCTCCCGAACGCAGTGTGTGGAAAG GTACTTGAAGTTCATTGAGTTGCCCTTGTCTCAGAGGAAGTTTTGTCAGGGATGTCAGCAGCTGCTGTTGCCAGATGACTGGGAGAAGCATCAAGAGCACCGGGTGGTAGGTGATATTTCTATCACCCAGTTGAAAAGGCCCAGTCAGCTTCTTTATCCACTGGAAAACAAGAAGACAAATGCCCAGTATCTGTTTGCTGATCGGAGCTGTCAGTTCTTGGTAGACCTACTTTCTACCCTTGGATTCACAAGAGTCCTATGTGTTGGAACACCGAG GTTGCATGAGCTGATCAGATTGAAAGCATCAGGTGAAAAGAAGTCTAACATTAAAAGCCTTTTATTGGATATTGATTTTAG GTATTCACAGTTTTATGTGGAAGATAGCTTTTGCCATTATAACATGTTTAACCATCACTTCTTTGATGGAAAG GCTGCCCTTGAAGTATGCAGAACATTTTTACAGGAAGATAAAGGTGAGGGAGTCATTATGGTGACAGATCCTCCTTTTGGTGGCTTGGTTGAACCTCTGGCTGTTACATTCAAGAAGTTAATTGCTATGTGGAAAGAAGGTCAAAGCCAAG ATAGCAGTCAAAAAGAACTACCCATATTCTGgattttcccctatttttttgAATTCCGAATTCGTCAGTTTTTTCCAAGCTTCTGCATGCTGGATTACCAG gtAGATTATGATAATCATGCACTTTATAAACATGGGAAGACAGGTCGAAAACAGTCTCCTGTGCGTATTTTCACCAATATTCCACCCAACAAAATAATCCTTCCTAGCGAGGAAGGGTACAG ATTTTGCCCTTTGTGTCAACGGTATGTTTCCCTAGAGAATCAACACTGTGAGCACTGTAATTCCTGCACCTCCAAG ggttcaatcccaggacaccaggatcatgacttgggccaaaggcagatacttaaccgactgagccacccagatgcccctaaattcACTTTATGTGAGGTACTGTATGATTACTAA